One region of Bosea sp. 29B genomic DNA includes:
- a CDS encoding ribonuclease E/G, which produces MANKMLIDATHPEETRVVVSRGSRIEEFDFESASRKPLRGNIYLAKVTRVEPSLQAAFVEYGGNRHGFLAFSEIHPDYYQIPVADRQALLAEEARAEREEERDEEKRERRGRRGRRDRDNRPKRSAESGETVSAEVEAGAAQPGDLVETNGKEAAMVNEGAPAFGESFAPEIAESANEDAAENSAPLTFETTAEAPASEDGDDAAEARRPSQDDEDAEENGGDEAQEEPEHLGGGDALDDMPERPRNLRRQYKIQEVIKRRQIILVQVVKEERGNKGAALTTYLSLAGRYSVLMPNTGKGGGISRKITNAEDRKRLKEIAQELEVPEGMGIILRTAGASRTKPEIRRDYEYLMRMWESVRELTLGSVAPALVYEEGNLVKRSIRDLYNKDIDEVHVAGESAYREAKDFMRMLMPSHAKSVKPYREQTPLFAAFGVESQLDAMFSNTVTLKSGGYIVINQTEALVAIDINSGRSTREHNIEDTALKTNLEAAEEISRQLRLRDLAGLIVIDFIDMEENRNNRAVEKKLKECLKNDRARIQVGRISAFGLLEMSRQRIRTGVLESSSVPCPHCAGAGLVRSTPSIALQILRALEEALIKSASHNLEVRTRPEVALYVLNQKRAHLRDLEERFNIAITISADAALLGTRYFEVERGEFVGNENRVVPVSSMRAEAIIDEPEDEDIVEVEVEAEAEIESGAESETAAEPRAAAEGESQESRDGRRRRRRRRRRRGGERDGQDQQGAAEGDDQTESDEDDSGEDENTASAPVAVVAEDATPAVTEAPAAEPEADAKPKRARRGRAKKAEAEVESETVEAPKKAAKEAAKAVESAAESVAEPAEKPKRSRSRKKVVPITEDGVAATPAEVAPAPEPAAPEAVVAPAPEPVVEEAPAPRVVEEPVAVVLTPPDPDRPKRGGWWNKLAGRK; this is translated from the coding sequence ATGGCCAACAAGATGCTCATCGACGCCACCCACCCGGAAGAGACCCGGGTCGTGGTGTCCCGTGGCTCGCGTATCGAAGAGTTTGATTTCGAATCAGCCAGCCGCAAGCCGCTCCGCGGCAATATCTATCTGGCGAAGGTGACGCGGGTGGAGCCTTCGCTCCAGGCCGCGTTCGTCGAATATGGCGGCAACCGCCATGGCTTCCTCGCCTTCTCCGAGATCCATCCCGACTACTACCAGATCCCGGTCGCCGACCGGCAGGCCCTGCTCGCCGAGGAAGCGCGCGCCGAGCGCGAGGAAGAACGCGACGAGGAGAAGCGCGAGCGCCGTGGCCGCCGCGGCCGCCGCGATCGTGACAACCGGCCCAAGCGCTCTGCCGAAAGCGGCGAGACCGTCAGCGCCGAGGTCGAGGCCGGCGCCGCCCAGCCCGGCGACCTGGTCGAGACCAACGGCAAGGAAGCGGCCATGGTCAACGAAGGCGCCCCCGCCTTCGGCGAGAGCTTCGCGCCCGAGATCGCCGAATCCGCCAACGAGGACGCGGCCGAGAATTCCGCGCCGCTGACCTTCGAAACCACCGCCGAGGCGCCCGCCTCCGAGGACGGCGACGACGCGGCTGAAGCACGCCGCCCGTCGCAGGACGACGAGGACGCCGAGGAGAACGGCGGCGACGAAGCCCAGGAAGAGCCAGAGCATCTCGGCGGCGGCGACGCCCTCGACGACATGCCTGAGCGCCCGCGCAACCTGCGCCGCCAGTACAAGATCCAGGAGGTGATCAAGCGCCGCCAGATCATCCTGGTTCAGGTCGTCAAGGAAGAGCGCGGCAACAAGGGCGCCGCCCTCACCACCTACCTTTCGCTCGCCGGCCGCTATTCCGTGCTGATGCCGAACACCGGCAAGGGCGGCGGCATCTCGCGCAAGATCACCAATGCCGAGGACCGCAAGCGCCTCAAGGAGATCGCCCAGGAACTGGAGGTGCCGGAGGGGATGGGCATTATCCTGCGCACCGCCGGCGCGTCCCGCACCAAGCCGGAGATCAGGCGCGACTACGAATATCTGATGCGGATGTGGGAGAGCGTGCGCGAATTGACGCTCGGCTCGGTCGCTCCGGCTCTGGTCTATGAGGAGGGCAACCTCGTCAAGCGCTCGATCCGCGACCTCTACAACAAGGACATCGACGAGGTTCACGTCGCCGGCGAGAGCGCCTATCGCGAGGCCAAGGACTTCATGCGCATGCTCATGCCGAGCCATGCCAAGAGCGTGAAGCCCTATCGCGAGCAGACCCCGCTCTTCGCCGCCTTCGGCGTCGAGAGCCAGCTCGACGCGATGTTCTCGAACACGGTGACCCTGAAGTCGGGCGGCTACATCGTCATCAACCAGACCGAGGCGCTGGTCGCGATCGACATCAACTCCGGGCGCTCGACCCGCGAGCACAACATCGAGGACACCGCCCTCAAGACCAATCTCGAAGCGGCCGAGGAAATCTCGCGCCAGTTGCGCCTGCGCGACCTTGCCGGCCTCATCGTGATCGATTTCATCGACATGGAGGAGAACCGCAACAACCGCGCGGTCGAGAAGAAGCTGAAGGAGTGCCTGAAGAACGACCGGGCCCGCATCCAGGTCGGCCGCATCTCCGCCTTCGGCTTGCTCGAGATGTCGCGCCAGCGCATCCGCACCGGCGTGCTGGAGAGCTCCTCGGTGCCGTGCCCGCACTGCGCCGGCGCCGGCCTCGTCCGCTCGACGCCGTCGATCGCGCTGCAGATACTGCGCGCCCTCGAAGAGGCGCTGATCAAGAGCGCCTCGCATAATCTCGAGGTCCGCACCCGGCCCGAGGTCGCGCTCTACGTGCTCAACCAGAAGCGCGCCCATCTGCGCGACCTGGAAGAGCGCTTCAACATCGCGATCACCATCTCGGCTGATGCGGCCCTGCTCGGCACTCGCTATTTCGAGGTCGAGCGCGGCGAGTTCGTCGGCAACGAGAACCGCGTCGTGCCGGTCTCCAGCATGCGCGCCGAAGCGATCATCGACGAGCCCGAGGACGAGGACATCGTCGAAGTCGAGGTTGAGGCCGAGGCCGAGATTGAAAGCGGGGCCGAAAGTGAGACCGCGGCTGAGCCGCGCGCCGCTGCCGAGGGCGAAAGCCAGGAGAGTCGCGACGGCCGGCGCCGGCGCCGGCGCCGGCGGCGCCGGCGTGGTGGCGAGCGTGACGGGCAGGACCAGCAGGGTGCTGCCGAGGGCGACGACCAGACCGAAAGCGATGAAGACGACTCCGGCGAGGACGAGAACACTGCTTCGGCTCCTGTCGCGGTTGTCGCCGAGGACGCAACTCCGGCCGTGACCGAAGCGCCTGCTGCGGAACCGGAGGCCGATGCCAAGCCGAAGCGGGCGCGCCGCGGCCGTGCCAAGAAGGCAGAGGCAGAGGTAGAGTCTGAAACCGTCGAAGCCCCCAAGAAAGCTGCGAAGGAAGCTGCCAAGGCAGTGGAGAGCGCGGCGGAGAGCGTCGCCGAACCGGCGGAAAAGCCCAAGCGCAGCCGCTCGCGCAAGAAGGTCGTGCCGATCACCGAGGACGGCGTCGCCGCCACCCCGGCTGAGGTCGCGCCTGCTCCCGAGCCGGCAGCGCCTGAAGCCGTTGTCGCTCCGGCGCCCGAACCGGTGGTTGAAGAGGCGCCTGCTCCACGGGTCGTCGAGGAGCCGGTCGCGGTCGTGCTGACGCCGCCGGATCCGGATCGGCCGAAGCGCGGCGGCTGGTGGAACAAGCTGGCCGGACGCAAGTAA
- a CDS encoding mechanosensitive ion channel family protein — MVAMRNWLKAMAWCGAALLAGVVAGPVAAQHAKTDAAPVLTLRGDETPETVRKLVDALSAGGRKVEIRIAGKDEIKSPVAPAAAATGLGAAPPASAPAADETPAEAFLDHFVDGVSTGLGAVPRLTQLPEAWRLAWAQNRNGASGVPAGWRLAMGLMLALAVAGLFRLATAGWFARRLRPEGPEFTPRLIASSFGFLQDLMTLGLCLGVLHAVRTMWLPETDLAHMVLRTIANGIAIGAGHLILGRFLLSPGAPERRIMPLPRAERAFNFLAFYGIVMPIVLTATVSIQHAAGPGAVVGLFALVGVATTLFKAWWFIDARHDLAALILGSAHAPGPARRAIALTTGWLYAALAVLIWMVGNAASMMEGGERWAAAAALTQFIIVLAPILAVGITSLMACRQAHAAAMGETAPLSLAVGHALRAAAGGAIWAGGFYLLARLWAGFLFGVSSDQFAVLMRQAGGVAILAFGGWVIVVFLRSFFDAYTPKPSISLPGDEDAVPHDHVPSRLATVLPVLRGVVLTAAIGLTALVLLSRLGVDIGPLLAGFGILGLAVSFGSQALVRDIVSGFFFMLEDAFRVGEYVDTGRLKGTVEKISLRSMQLRHQSGQVHTVPFGQVQSLTNASRDWATVKFNVRLDHSADIEKARKTIKKIGLALLEDPEYGPHFISQLKMQGVADITDAAIVIRLKFTAKPNQASMLQREALKRVYRGLIEAEVPFASNAVTVKEGGGKSAAAAIATVPPPTPFAPAAE, encoded by the coding sequence ATGGTCGCAATGCGGAACTGGCTGAAGGCCATGGCGTGGTGCGGGGCGGCGCTGCTGGCTGGCGTCGTCGCAGGCCCGGTCGCGGCGCAGCACGCCAAAACGGACGCCGCGCCCGTTCTGACGCTGCGTGGCGACGAGACGCCCGAGACGGTGCGCAAGCTTGTCGATGCCCTGTCGGCCGGTGGACGCAAGGTCGAGATCAGGATCGCCGGCAAGGATGAGATCAAATCCCCGGTCGCGCCGGCTGCTGCGGCAACGGGCCTCGGTGCTGCGCCGCCAGCCAGTGCTCCTGCGGCAGACGAGACTCCAGCCGAAGCATTCCTGGACCACTTCGTCGATGGAGTGTCGACCGGTCTTGGGGCGGTGCCGCGCCTTACTCAACTGCCGGAGGCCTGGCGTCTCGCCTGGGCGCAGAACCGCAATGGCGCGAGCGGAGTTCCTGCCGGTTGGCGGCTCGCCATGGGCCTTATGCTCGCGCTCGCCGTCGCCGGGCTGTTCCGGCTCGCGACGGCAGGCTGGTTCGCGCGCCGGCTGCGGCCGGAGGGACCAGAATTCACGCCGCGCCTGATCGCTTCCTCCTTCGGTTTCTTGCAGGACTTGATGACGCTAGGGCTTTGCCTTGGTGTGCTGCACGCGGTTCGCACGATGTGGCTGCCGGAGACCGACCTTGCTCATATGGTGCTGCGCACGATCGCCAACGGCATCGCGATCGGCGCAGGGCACCTGATCCTCGGGCGTTTCCTGCTCTCGCCAGGGGCGCCGGAGCGCCGGATCATGCCGCTGCCGCGGGCCGAGCGGGCTTTCAACTTCCTGGCCTTCTACGGCATCGTCATGCCGATCGTGCTCACTGCGACCGTCTCGATCCAGCATGCCGCCGGCCCCGGAGCTGTCGTCGGGCTGTTCGCGCTGGTCGGGGTCGCTACGACCTTGTTCAAGGCCTGGTGGTTCATCGATGCGCGGCACGACCTGGCGGCGCTCATCCTTGGTTCGGCCCACGCGCCTGGGCCAGCGCGCCGCGCGATCGCCCTGACGACGGGCTGGCTCTATGCTGCGCTCGCCGTTCTGATCTGGATGGTCGGGAATGCAGCCTCGATGATGGAGGGTGGGGAACGCTGGGCGGCCGCCGCTGCGTTGACGCAATTCATCATCGTGCTGGCGCCGATCCTGGCGGTCGGAATCACCAGCCTGATGGCCTGCCGGCAGGCGCATGCGGCGGCTATGGGCGAGACGGCGCCGCTCTCGCTCGCGGTCGGTCATGCGCTGCGGGCCGCAGCCGGCGGCGCGATCTGGGCCGGCGGCTTCTATCTGCTGGCGCGGCTCTGGGCCGGCTTCCTCTTCGGCGTCAGCTCGGACCAGTTCGCGGTGCTGATGCGTCAGGCCGGCGGCGTCGCGATCCTCGCCTTCGGCGGCTGGGTGATCGTTGTCTTCCTGCGCAGCTTCTTCGACGCCTATACGCCGAAGCCCTCGATCAGCCTGCCGGGCGACGAGGATGCGGTTCCGCACGACCACGTGCCCTCACGGCTCGCAACCGTGCTGCCGGTGCTGCGCGGCGTGGTTCTCACCGCGGCCATCGGCCTGACCGCGCTGGTGCTGCTGTCGCGCCTCGGCGTCGATATCGGGCCGCTGCTCGCCGGCTTCGGCATCCTCGGCCTCGCCGTGTCCTTCGGCTCGCAGGCCTTGGTGCGCGACATCGTCTCGGGCTTCTTCTTCATGCTCGAGGACGCCTTCCGCGTCGGCGAATATGTCGATACCGGCCGGCTCAAGGGCACGGTCGAGAAGATCTCGCTGCGCTCGATGCAATTGCGGCACCAGAGCGGGCAGGTCCACACCGTGCCCTTCGGCCAGGTACAGTCGCTGACCAATGCCAGCCGCGATTGGGCGACGGTGAAGTTCAACGTCCGCCTCGACCACTCCGCGGACATCGAGAAGGCGCGCAAGACGATCAAGAAGATCGGCCTCGCCCTACTGGAGGATCCCGAATACGGGCCGCATTTCATCTCCCAACTCAAGATGCAGGGCGTCGCCGACATCACCGATGCGGCCATCGTGATCAGGCTGAAGTTCACCGCCAAGCCGAACCAGGCCTCGATGCTGCAGCGCGAGGCGCTGAAGCGGGTCTATCGCGGCTTGATCGAGGCCGAGGTGCCGTTCGCCTCCAACGCGGTCACCGTGAAAGAAGGAGGCGGCAAGAGCGCTGCCGCGGCGATCGCGACCGTGCCGCCGCCGACGCCGTTCGCGCCGGCCGCCGAGTGA
- a CDS encoding N-acetylmuramoyl-L-alanine amidase gives MRLFAYAVLLLSSLSLAPANSPARSASDLPVGTDARLEVHGENVRLTMALSRPVSASATVMAGPDRVIVELPSINFQVEPKQGRKSAGFVSGFRYGLFMADRSRIILDLAQPATVASVSVKPVRGGFGELVVELKRTSREEFAALAREATAKTQLPSIPVERKAEGDSRRIVVIDPGHGGIDPGTQVAAIAEKAVVLAFGLKLKEQLEAQGRYRVIMTRSDDTFISLNDRVRIARGVEASLFISIHADSLAQAQDVRGATVYTGSERASDAEAARLAAKENQADAVAGLDSSEDVHDVAGILMDLAKRETRSFSTIFARNLVERLGGSVKMHKVPLRSAGFRVLTAPDVPSVLIELGYMSSPKDAELLNSEGWRTQASAAVQQAVDQYFERLQVSGKAAQSKP, from the coding sequence TTGCGGCTTTTCGCATATGCGGTACTGCTCCTGTCATCGCTCTCTCTTGCACCCGCGAATTCGCCGGCACGTTCAGCCAGCGATCTTCCTGTTGGCACCGATGCGCGGCTCGAGGTCCATGGCGAGAATGTCCGGCTGACCATGGCGCTGTCCCGGCCGGTGAGCGCGAGCGCCACGGTCATGGCAGGGCCCGATCGCGTCATCGTCGAACTGCCCTCGATCAATTTCCAGGTCGAGCCGAAACAGGGGCGCAAGTCCGCAGGCTTCGTCTCCGGCTTCCGCTACGGCCTGTTCATGGCCGACCGATCCCGCATCATCCTCGATCTCGCCCAGCCGGCTACGGTGGCGAGCGTATCGGTCAAGCCGGTGCGCGGCGGCTTCGGCGAGCTGGTCGTCGAGCTGAAGCGGACGAGCCGCGAGGAGTTTGCCGCGCTCGCCCGCGAGGCGACGGCGAAGACGCAGCTGCCGAGCATCCCGGTCGAGCGCAAGGCCGAGGGCGATTCGCGCCGGATCGTGGTGATCGATCCCGGCCATGGCGGTATCGACCCCGGCACCCAGGTTGCGGCGATCGCCGAGAAGGCGGTGGTCCTCGCCTTCGGGCTGAAGCTGAAGGAACAGCTCGAGGCGCAGGGACGCTACCGGGTGATCATGACCCGCTCGGACGACACCTTCATCTCGCTGAACGACCGTGTCCGTATCGCACGCGGCGTCGAGGCCAGCCTCTTCATCTCGATCCACGCCGATTCGCTGGCGCAGGCTCAGGATGTGCGCGGTGCCACCGTCTACACCGGCTCGGAGCGCGCCAGCGATGCCGAGGCGGCGCGGCTGGCGGCCAAGGAAAACCAGGCCGATGCCGTCGCGGGCCTCGATTCGAGCGAGGACGTGCATGATGTCGCGGGCATCCTGATGGATCTTGCCAAGCGCGAGACCCGCAGCTTCTCGACGATCTTCGCGCGAAACCTGGTCGAAAGGCTCGGCGGCTCGGTGAAGATGCACAAGGTGCCGTTGCGTTCGGCAGGTTTTCGCGTATTGACCGCGCCTGACGTGCCGTCGGTGCTGATCGAGCTCGGCTACATGTCGAGCCCGAAGGATGCCGAGCTCCTGAATTCCGAGGGCTGGCGCACGCAGGCTTCCGCGGCCGTTCAGCAGGCGGTCGACCAGTATTTCGAGCGCCTGCAGGTGTCGGGCAAGGCTGCGCAAAGCAAGCCTTGA
- a CDS encoding ImmA/IrrE family metallo-endopeptidase: MRHAFLTDAQIDARALAHRRGLGFRDDEAVEVAVLLARLKARYPEFSHERVPDGSLGEAEAQWDSQARRLLIPDAVFQAAERGEGRALMTVAHEVGHALLGHEGNLNRGPAGGRAERVSARLRSMEYQARRYAAAFLIPDTPAVRRLDATALSERYRVSMSAAIVRHSELRSGESARALSSRQGSLDL, translated from the coding sequence ATGCGCCATGCCTTCCTCACCGACGCCCAGATCGACGCCCGCGCCCTGGCGCATCGGCGTGGGCTCGGCTTCCGCGACGACGAGGCCGTCGAGGTCGCGGTGCTGCTGGCCAGGCTCAAGGCGCGCTATCCGGAGTTCTCCCATGAGCGCGTACCCGACGGCTCTCTCGGCGAGGCCGAGGCACAATGGGATTCACAAGCCAGGCGGCTGCTGATTCCGGATGCGGTGTTCCAGGCCGCCGAACGCGGCGAGGGCAGGGCGCTGATGACGGTTGCGCACGAGGTCGGCCACGCCCTGCTCGGCCATGAGGGCAATCTGAACCGGGGGCCGGCCGGCGGTCGGGCCGAGCGGGTCTCAGCCAGGCTGCGCTCGATGGAGTATCAGGCGCGGCGTTATGCGGCCGCCTTCCTGATTCCGGACACGCCGGCGGTGCGCCGGCTCGACGCGACCGCGTTGAGCGAGCGCTACCGGGTCAGCATGAGCGCCGCGATCGTGCGCCATAGCGAGCTGAGATCCGGTGAGAGCGCACGGGCCCTGTCTTCGCGGCAAGGCTCACTCGACCTCTGA
- a CDS encoding aminotransferase class I/II-fold pyridoxal phosphate-dependent enzyme yields MTIAATGLPPAPKPAQRAQGVSPFIVMDVMNAAEAIERRGGSVVHMEVGQPSAATPASIRAAAARALEDGRIGYTQALGIGSLRARIARHYRDTYGVEVPAERVVVTTGSSGGFILSFLACFEPGARIAITAPGYPAYRNILIALGLEPVAIPVGPETRYALTPELIAKAHAEKPLAGVLTMSPANPTGVVMTPEAIAAVAAECRRLGLWYISDEIYHGLTYERPATTALAADPDAIIVNSFSKYYCMTGWRVGWLVVPERLVRVIERLQQNFSISVPMLSQVAGEAAFDASEECEAIKAGYAQNRAYLLKALPEIGLGDFLPVDGAFYIYLDIGRYSNDSMSFCRDALENAGVAITPGLDFDEGRGARTVRLSFAGSLAECEEAVARLGRWLKAR; encoded by the coding sequence ATGACCATCGCCGCTACCGGCCTGCCGCCGGCGCCGAAGCCCGCTCAACGCGCGCAGGGCGTCTCGCCCTTCATCGTCATGGATGTGATGAATGCCGCCGAGGCGATCGAGCGGCGCGGCGGCTCGGTCGTGCACATGGAGGTCGGGCAGCCTTCGGCGGCGACGCCGGCCAGCATCCGGGCTGCCGCGGCAAGGGCGCTGGAGGATGGCCGGATCGGCTATACCCAGGCGCTCGGCATCGGCTCGCTCCGGGCCCGGATCGCGCGGCACTATCGCGATACCTACGGCGTCGAGGTGCCGGCCGAGCGCGTCGTGGTGACGACCGGTTCGTCCGGCGGCTTCATCCTTTCCTTCCTCGCCTGCTTCGAGCCGGGTGCGCGCATCGCGATCACCGCGCCGGGCTATCCGGCCTATCGCAACATCCTGATCGCGCTCGGGCTCGAGCCGGTCGCGATCCCGGTCGGGCCGGAGACGCGCTATGCGCTGACACCGGAGCTGATCGCCAAAGCACATGCCGAAAAGCCGCTCGCCGGCGTGCTGACGATGAGCCCGGCCAACCCGACCGGCGTGGTGATGACGCCCGAGGCGATCGCTGCGGTGGCCGCCGAGTGCCGGCGGCTCGGGCTCTGGTACATCTCCGACGAAATCTATCACGGCCTGACCTATGAGCGGCCGGCGACGACGGCGCTTGCCGCCGATCCCGACGCGATCATCGTCAACTCCTTCTCCAAATATTACTGCATGACCGGTTGGCGTGTCGGCTGGCTGGTGGTGCCGGAGCGGCTGGTACGGGTGATCGAGCGGCTGCAGCAGAATTTCTCGATCTCGGTGCCGATGCTGAGCCAGGTCGCCGGCGAGGCGGCCTTTGACGCCAGCGAGGAATGCGAGGCGATCAAGGCCGGCTATGCACAGAACCGCGCCTATCTGCTGAAGGCGTTGCCGGAGATCGGGCTGGGCGATTTCCTGCCGGTCGACGGCGCTTTCTACATCTATCTCGACATCGGCAGATATTCGAACGATTCCATGAGTTTCTGCCGCGACGCTCTCGAGAATGCCGGCGTCGCGATCACGCCGGGGCTCGATTTCGACGAGGGGCGGGGGGCGCGCACGGTCAGGCTCTCCTTCGCCGGTTCGCTGGCCGAATGCGAGGAGGCGGTGGCGCGGCTCGGGCGTTGGCTCAAGGCGCGCTGA